In Glycine max cultivar Williams 82 chromosome 15, Glycine_max_v4.0, whole genome shotgun sequence, the DNA window taaacgcgcaaataatcttaccacatatggaggggggtcaaatgccaTTGGAACCTGGGGGCTGGGCGGCTGTATGTAGTCCTCAGGGTCTGCAGCTGGTGCATCCCTCTGCTGGTCAGCTGCCTGGGTTGGTGTCATGAAAGGGTGAGATATGCGGAAAAACCACTCAatgtaatccgcagatacctgcccaggcactaaacaaggctgacccgcaggtagtaagtgatccgcaaactccatccacctgtcatctatctgctcctgtgacaatcgtgcactaacaggcggcggagggatgctctggatgtaaccgaactggcgtaccaccctctccggtcgaactgcgacgatcataggaccccatctgagctgaccctggaacgatgaaatctcctgaaacgccctaacaccccgatgctccgtgtacggcaaccaagacacatctgtgacggtcaaaccatcacaacgtgccctgtagggtgctcctgtgatgcccttcatgtgcgccttcgacgtcaaccaccgggaagcacgtggggacgtctcctggtatgtgtcgtcagtcacgcactgatgcacactagggaagtgctcatagatccagcactacacaataattgaggttaacataacataaaaacatgtttaaatcataatcgaacctaacatattaataaacacaaaatttacctgaaatagcgtcaagtaccccgcaagctgtcgggtggtggtcctacaagcctcatctaactggtcgtacatatgaaccagcgcggcaaccccccaagcgtaaccaccactatgagcgaggtcccggaaagcgtcaaggtggaccacatgcacgtatgttgcactcttattagcaaaaagagtgcaaccgacaaggtgcagcaaataagcgcgagctgcgacaatccaccgccgggcctgacatctggtctcataaatgtcacgaacccatcctaatcgtacatatgctccacgtgtgagtgctgtctcggctctggcctcctccgcagacacttccagcaactccgtgagcaagaatctggcctcctccgtagaaagagcgtggaaactgtgcaaggcgccagtgatgggcaaatgtagaatggacgacacatcatccaatgtgatcgtcagctctcctactggaaggtggaaggtgctagtctcactgtgccacctctccacaaatgcggatataagtccaggatcgccagtaataactgaacaatctatcagtggacttaatcctgtggcagccaccaggccttcaatctcaggcactggcctcccaatcagtgtcagcttcctcccatgtgacactaacttcaaatcaggacgttcctgatttgaagtacaaattatacaattattaaaaaaaattaatcataaacaaataaataaacaatgacaaataattaacaaattaaaatacctgtccactccacacggcatgtgcaacatgctcggcaaatgatgtgagcactgacgggtcacgtggaccaccagggaatccctctgcagcatcatcaccatctgacccctcaccactatcaacaccctgtgcgtccgcacgcatctcaggtgcctccgtaggctgctcagggacatcatcagtcatgtcagcgacgtcctcagccatatcacgtccctccgtagtcatctgatgaacgcgtagcctacgggctgaggcagtaggcctacgcctctcgggAACATCGCCAGCATCCTCGTCAGCAGCTCTATCTCTGCCTACGACTCTACCTatggcacgacctaaacctcgtgttctagccatgatctgtaaatcatgtcgaacacgtatttttttcggtcaaaatatacacaattttctttataaaaaatcaactttatttataaacaaataagactaacttaaatcaaattattttcacacatacacgacctaattttaaaaaaaaaattaaacaacttcatttatataaaaaaaaacaactaatgtaaaataaaattattaataaacatgcacaacttaattttttttaaaaaaaattaaacaacttcatttataaaaaaaaaaacacaactaatataaaaataattcattactaaacatccacaacttaattttaaaaaaaaaataaacaacttcatttataaaaaaaaacacaactaatgtaaaaaaaattaattagtaaacatccacaagttaattttttttaaaaaaattaaacaactaatgtaaaaaaaaaattatttagtaaacatccacaatttttttagtaaataaaatacttcatttataataaaataaactaattaattataaaaaattagtatttttataaaacttccaaaacacacaactttaattataaaaatagacaacttcattttttaaaaaaaaacactaatttaaaaaaaaacaataaacaaaaacaaacacaactacttttataaaagaaaattaatttacaaattaatatttagtaaaaatacacaatttaaattataaaaaaaatatgacatcaaaaacccaaacttcatttttcataaaatctaaaaaacaaaataaccaaaataaataaaataattcatttaaaaaaaaaacaaaacaatttctgtttaaaaaaaatttaaaaaaaaaaaacacaaaaaaaaaacaaaaaaaccacttccggaagaagtggttcttccggaaacattccggaagaaggggttcttccggaaaggtcttccggaactTTGgaagttcttccggaagtgcGCGTCTTCCGGAAAGTTCCCGGAAGACGTTTTCCGgaagtcttccggaagaacacttcttccggaaaacGTTTTgttacttccggaagaacacttcttccggaaactttccggaaaaggttcttccggaacttccggaagaacccctaaCGGGTCTTCCGGAAGACGCCGTCGTCAGCCTTTTGAGCCATTTTTTCCGGCGTCCTCTCGTCTTCTCCCctctcgtcttctaccctaggtttcgtcttctaccctaaggttccacTAACCTAACGTTACACTAACCTACCCTAATGTAGTGCATAACAAAACCAAAGCTAAGAAGAAGGCCACCTACCTCGAAAGCAAATGGGTCCAAGGGCTGTCGGAGAAGCTCGCAGAGAAGAAGCTTGTCggggaagagagaagagaagaagctTTTGCGGAAGAGACACAGTGAAAAAGAGAGAATGCTTCCGGgaaaaaaatgctttttatttttttaaatgaagggcaAAATTGACCTTTCAttgaattgctgggtgcaccagcaatattgctgggtgcacctagcatatcCCTAAATTCAAAACCGGCAGTTTGCTATTATCCATTGGgtttatgttaaattaattagttggGTTTATGTTTAAATAAATCACCCTATCAAAATTTTGATCCTGTGATCAACTTCTTGTTATCTTGAGTAAGACTTTCATGTCGTGTATCTCTTCTCATTTTATCTATTCttagaattaattatataattttcactATTATGTGTAAAATTTATGCGAATGTCATTTTAATTCCTTGGCCGGAGATAAAACAACGACATTTTTGGTTAAATAATCAAATGGAAAGAAGCATATGGCATACGAGTGGGATGCGTATGATTGCACTACAAATGACAAGGATATATCAGTTTCCCTGTTGAATGGAAAACCAAATGATACActtcaattttgaaatattcAACAACTTGCACACGTTTATATTTAatcaacatattttttgtttttgaaaaatcaaactCTGCCAGTTTTGGCCTCCAGGATGATCTTTTTTATATTCGTCCCACCAATATACATAAATGAGCAAATCCTCACACGTTAGTTCTTAAGATTATAGTTATTGAGATTTCAGTTTTTTATGAGATTTATTTGATGGTTAAatctttacaaaattaataataaaatgactaacttaataaaagaaaatttaaaaaaataatagaatgatTCATTTATGTTTAGAGAACATGATCGAGgatgaaattaatttgaaaatacatTAGCTGCTTATACGCGCTTAAAAAAACGCGTTTGTAATTGTAAGTAAGCCATTTACAACCCTTTATctgtatataatataatatttcttatttctttcttaaCAACGTACTTCTACTTGAAAATTgatcaataatattaatttaatttattgtctCATTTGGTAATCGAATTATCCAAAccaatttcagaaaaagaaaagatttggaGCTTAAGATAATCGATTATCCAATtgttgaaaatgaagaaaagttctttatgtaaattgataatcgattatcacatatgataatcgattatccACTTAGCACAAAAGGAACTAAAATTATTGGACTGAAACAAGTTAATCAATTATCctttttgataatcgattaatcAATTTCTAGAATTGCAGAACAAAGGGgattttgttgaattaattgattacctggttttataatcaattagatatgtttttattgtcaaaatttataaatacccCTAAATGTTTTCTTAGAAAAAGACTCTTGATTGGTTCAGTTTTAGAGAAAAACATTGCAAGAGAGTCTGAAAAACAATAACACTGCAATAAAATTGAAGATTGAAGTTGATCAAATAATCATTCATTTTAACAACATGATTTAATTATCTCGTGAAAAAGTATTGAAGATTAAAAATTTACACATTTCAGGTGTATTCAAtcctttatcttttaatattttagagtattgtttttttttgttagagttATTAGGGATGTTGGAGAATCTTTTTTTGTAGGATTCAAGAGAAAGATTTACTTTCTATTAGAGGATTATGTATGCATACTGTTTATACTAGTGTTCTTTATAAAGTGGAAGTTCCAAGAGATTTTAGAACAAATTGGATATAAGTTCGGATTGGATTTAACTAGTATGAAGTCttgtattattctcttattctTTATAACTTTGAGTTTTGTAATCATCTTGATATTAGAATTGATTTCAAAGGATTATCATAAAAAGTttctattttccattttttttgaaaaactttgatTGATTTATAGAGATGTTTTTAATTGATGTTAAAAACAATTTgataaagattttgaaagaaTTTATTCAACTTTCATTCTAAATTCTCAACCTGAACCAACATTCATAAAGgtcaactttattttaaaaaaattgacataaaaAGAATGAGTTTGATTTCAGTGTGAGTATCATTTTgatgaataatttataaatattcttaTAAATGTTTATTGAACTTTGAGGCTTGACTCTAATAAATTTTGAGACCCAACTCAGATAAATTTTTCAAtactaaaaaaacttttataaacatttttatattctaGTTTGAGAAATGCAATAAACATTTAAAGGTTGTGTTTGGAAATTCATTCACAATTTTTTACACGGGGAATCTGATTTTCCAATACACTAAATTTAGAAGGAAGAGATTGATGAATTAGAAAACacacttatttattttgagTTCGAGTTTTATGTTTTATCCGATTTAAATTGGAGTGTGTacataatttttgtaaaaaaacgcACGCTTACACAAGCAAACAGTTATACTTCACATTGATTTTTCACCTTCTAGGACATCGTCCAAACTCATCCCCTACAACACTGCTGgttgattaagaaaaaatgaaggcGACACAAAACCCGGATTAATCATCCTTTTAAGACTTTTGTAAAAGTCAACATTCTTTTATATTCTAAAAGAAtagatataatattatttttaacattatttaattagttgaaaCTCCTTACACTTGTACCAGAATAAAACAactcttttgctcttttttcttCCTAATGTGCAATTAGTCAACGAAGATAAGTCATGCAGCATCAGTATAATTCAACAACCCAAAGAAAGCTAAACTAATcataaatttctaatttataggGGGGAAATAATCAATAACGTACttaccaaacaaaatatatggtccatagaaaaacaaaatatctaGTAATAGATTACcgctgtttatttttttttaactcatatataataataagccAAAGtgactttatataaaaatatctatatatataatctatttATCGGATAGATGTCGACTTCAATTCTTTCTGTCAAGGAACGTTAACAAGTCATAACTGATCATAATCAAAACAATTTCAAGAAGATTCCTCATTTGAGTCATTCCACCAAATATTTttgcaatgaaaataaaaattcgtTCGAGAGTTCATGGTTAATTATATCTTGATGTATGGAAATTCAGTTGAAATGCTGATCTGTTTTaacagatattttttattatgtttagaTCAAGAATGAATACCTGCCCACACATACTTAAAAAACTAACTTATTTGATAATCATACCACATTGGTTGActccaaaaaaaagaagaaggagaagaaaaactCGTTTATGACAATCCTCACGTTTCTGTTGGTCGCAAAATTGGACCAACGTACACGTCCTAAACACTTCCTGTagtgtatatataaaaaccgCACTCACCCTCCCCGAAGTCACCAACAACACTTGTCATAGAATTCACAACCGACAATGGCGACAAAACCTCGTTTGGCTTATCTCTCTTccacttttcttcttcttcttgttgtaACTGTCTTTACTTCGGTGTCGGCACAAGCCCCAGAATCCCCATCACTCTACAACACCTTCCTTCAATGCCTCACCAAATACACAAATAACCCCTCCAACATAGTCTTCGCCAACACCAACCCCAAGTTCCCCACTATCCTCCAAAACTACATCCGAAACGCGCGTTTCAACACCTCCTCGACGCGAAAACCATTACTCATCGTCACTCCCCAGCAAGAATCACACGTCCAGGGCACAGTAATCTGCGCCAAAAGCGTTGAAATTCAACTCAAAATCAGAAGCGGAGGCCATGATTACGAGGGCATCTCGTACATCTCCGAGGAACCCTTCGTCATCCTCGACATGTTCAACTATCGCAGAATCACCGTGGACGTAAAAAACGAGGTTGCAGTGGTCGAAGCTGGAGCAACACTTGGAGAAGTTTATTACAGAATCTGGGAGAAGAGTAAAGTTCTTGGCTTTCCAGCAGGGGTGTGTCCCACTGTTGGCGTCGGTGGCCATTTCAGCGGCGGAGGGTACGGCAACATGTTGAGAAAATATGGCTTATCCGTTGATAACGTCATCGACGCGCAAATTGTTGATGTGAAAGGAAATCTTCTAAACAGAAAAACAATGGGGGAAGATCTGTTCTGGGCTATTAGAGGAGGTGGTGGAGCGAGTTTTGGTGTCATTTTGTCGTTTACTATTAAACTCGTTCCGGTGCCGGAAACGGTTACCGTTTTCCGCGTTGAGAAGACTCTTGAAACGAATGTCACTGCCACTGACCTTGTCGTGCAGTGGCAGCAGGTGGCGCCAAATACTGATGATAGACTTTTCATGAGGTTACTGTTGCAGCCTGTGAGTTCGAAGGTTGTGAAGGGAACAAGAACCGTTAGAGCCTCGGTTGTGGCTTTGTTCCTCGGAGGGGCTAATGAGGTTGTGTCGATTTTGGCGAAGGAGTTTCCTCTTCTTGGGTTAAAGAAGGAGAATTGCACTGAGGTGAGTTGGATTGACTCTGTTCTGTGGTGGAACGATGACAATAGTTTGAAGAATGGTGACAAACCTGAAACCTTATTGGATCGGAATTTAAACAATGCAGGTTTTCTCAAAAGAAAATCTGATTACGTCCAGAATGCTATTTCCAGAGATGGGTTGGAGTGGCTATTTAAAAGGATGATTGAGTTGGGAAAAACGGGGCTTGTTTTCAATCCTTATGGAGGGAAAATGGCTGAGATTCCTTCTGATGCGACGCCGTTTCCGCACCGTAAAGGGAACTTGTATAAGATCCAGTACTCTGTGAACTGGGATGATCCTTCACCCGGTGCTGCTCTGAATTTCACGAACCAGGCTAAGAGGTTGTTCAGTTACATGACCCCTTTTGTGTCCAAGAATCCCAGAAGTGCGTTTTTGAATTATAGGGATCTTGATATTGGGGTTAACAGCTTTGGTGAGAATAGCTTTCAGGAAGGGTTGGTTTATGGGACCAAATACTTCAATGATAATTTTCAGAGGCTTGTGAAGATTAAGACCACGGTTGATCCTGAAAACTTTTTCAGGAATGAACAGAGTATCCCTGTTCTTCATGGCGAAGCATAGGGAATCATACAGATACAGTGAAGAATAttgcttagtttttttttttttttccttgtttgaCAGTAAAGAATATTGCTTAGTGCTCCTGTTAGTTGTGGCATTTTCTTTTGTTCCTATAGTTCTATATGAATAGTTGGCCCATAGGCCGTGATGTTTGTCAattgatttgattattattatatcattgaATTTTAAAGTTGAGGTATATGGTAGGTTCTGCTTAcggattttcatttattttatttgttcttttctttctgtttaTTTTTGCTCCTCCATTTGTGCATTTAATCATGAGACTTGTGTCAGGGCGGTAGGAAAACTGGTTAAATCCCAGtatgaatataataatatgaGAGTACTCGTTATTGGTTGAATTATCCGAACTATACTTGTGTGACTAGTGGAGGTCTTGCTTTTTCAGGCTGACCAGTGACCACATCTTGtggttcttattttttcttgtggTTTTTGTCTTTAGATTTTGTCTTGTGGTCCCATGAATTTTCAATGCGTGATGTTCTGCAAGGGATTTTTAACTCCTCcactttattcatttaatttagtttgatttttgacCAAATTCATTGAATTTCATAAGCCCACCTGTTTTAGTTTAAACCAGACATACGAAATTACCGAGCAATTTCAGTGGAACTAGTCACGGGAATTGTTTGACAAAAATGTCGTTACGTGCAATTAATACTTATTTCGGTTAGTTTAGTAATATCCAAATAATTATTtcctaaaacaaaaataactaattttacaataaaaaataagattatttttaaaatatctttcatcagaacttattattatgaataaaaaagagttattaaaaataaaaataaaattaaataaatgatattttaggatgaataatattaaatatgacaaaattagttaaatttgtttatatttaaatccaataaataagattatttttttacttatataagaattaagaaaataattaatttaattaataatattaaatttattttaattttatgtttttcattaaattacTCTTAACACTAATGATACAAACTCTTGTTTTGGTCATAAGTCAGTCCTGGCTCAACAAAACCATATTGGTATAAATTAGGGCAAGAAGTAATAATGAACCAAGAAAGACCCAAAAGATTCAACTCTCACCCTGATCTCAATGACACACAAAGCCTCCAATGGCACCAACCACAAACTACAACTCAAGCCTCCAATTTGCCATAAAGATATATCTTATCTCCTATTGGGGAATCACAAGATAGACATGAACGAGTTATATCTCATGATATGGCAGAACAATTCCCTATCCAAGGATGACAAGTTAAATACTACGATAATAACCACAAGATGTTTTTGTTTACCACTTGAAGCGTGAGAATGATCACTAACCCTAATGCCCCTAATCAATCCATGCGAGCAAATCAACAGTACTGCAAATCATTGTGCTAGCTGGCGGCTATAGGGGACATGTGCACAAAAAAACAACTCACTCCAATAGGGAAGGAGACATCACTTAAGCAAAGATGAGTCCCTTTTTAGCTTGCCATGGGCCTGTTGGACTCGTGCGCGCTACAGTAGCAAGTTggatttaattattaatctttatttaattaatttctcccACTCTGATTATTTGCTTTATGTTTGTAATCCTATTATTATATAAGTTTAATGATTATgtgttaataatgtaaaataattttgcattgTTATTATTCACAAATTATCTTTTGTTtgacttttaaagtaattatgataaaagtcaacaaactatTTACATGTTCAAGTAGCATGAGATCCAATTCATTTTCAGCAATAGCTAAATAGGAAGGTAAACTAAACATGGATAAGTCAAAGTTGGAAGTTCATGGGCCATTAAGTTGAATTGTTAGGTCGGTGGATTCTTAGAACAACTTTAGTGTTAGATCTTGAGCTTAAAATCCGGTATTTAATAGATTTGCCACTAAAGATGGAGTTAGGACCTCTACACTAGAGGATGAGATCTTCCACAAGATCCTTAAAGATATGCATcttcttttaaaacaaattattttttactcctTCTCTCCCTAATAGTTTCTGGAAGGAAGCAATGAATAGAACAAAgaggggaaaaaagaaaacagatcCACACCcacctccacaacaacaaatccaaataacaacaacaaaatacaacgaaaataataaatttaaaaattaaatacagttAGAAACACAAATATGAGGGAGAAGAGCATGTTGTGGTGGTGTCGAGGTAGATGAGGGAGAAGAGGAATGTGGTGGCCTTCACTAGGGAGATGGAGGTTATGTGAGAGAGAAGAGCATCTGTGCTGACAGCGGTGGCCCTATCTAGTCGAGAAGGAGGGTGGGGGGTAGAAGGAAGAGGTAAAGGGGAGGGAAGGTGGGCTAGAGGAGAAAAGG includes these proteins:
- the LOC100775893 gene encoding berberine bridge enzyme-like 21, which translates into the protein MATKPRLAYLSSTFLLLLVVTVFTSVSAQAPESPSLYNTFLQCLTKYTNNPSNIVFANTNPKFPTILQNYIRNARFNTSSTRKPLLIVTPQQESHVQGTVICAKSVEIQLKIRSGGHDYEGISYISEEPFVILDMFNYRRITVDVKNEVAVVEAGATLGEVYYRIWEKSKVLGFPAGVCPTVGVGGHFSGGGYGNMLRKYGLSVDNVIDAQIVDVKGNLLNRKTMGEDLFWAIRGGGGASFGVILSFTIKLVPVPETVTVFRVEKTLETNVTATDLVVQWQQVAPNTDDRLFMRLLLQPVSSKVVKGTRTVRASVVALFLGGANEVVSILAKEFPLLGLKKENCTEVSWIDSVLWWNDDNSLKNGDKPETLLDRNLNNAGFLKRKSDYVQNAISRDGLEWLFKRMIELGKTGLVFNPYGGKMAEIPSDATPFPHRKGNLYKIQYSVNWDDPSPGAALNFTNQAKRLFSYMTPFVSKNPRSAFLNYRDLDIGVNSFGENSFQEGLVYGTKYFNDNFQRLVKIKTTVDPENFFRNEQSIPVLHGEA